In Sideroxyarcus emersonii, one DNA window encodes the following:
- a CDS encoding cytochrome c3 family protein produces the protein MQHILRLFILLVGLFAGTGSYAADAAPKLTTPDDLGPQIEQPIEFPHFRHAGDAKDGGMQINCMYCHTYARRSMVAGIPPVQKCIGCHQSIESVRDKPRIQKLFEYWDAKKPIPWKKVHDLPDFVRFNHERHIQRFYFQQDRPYQEVCGYCHGNVKAMTVAQRQKPLTMGWCASCHQKDHPVSANSTETGHGPNDCFTCHK, from the coding sequence ATGCAGCATATTTTGCGTTTGTTCATTCTGCTTGTCGGGCTGTTTGCGGGTACGGGAAGTTACGCTGCCGACGCCGCGCCAAAATTGACCACGCCGGACGATCTGGGTCCCCAGATCGAACAACCGATTGAATTTCCCCATTTCCGCCATGCCGGCGATGCCAAGGACGGTGGCATGCAGATCAACTGCATGTATTGCCACACCTATGCGCGTCGCAGCATGGTGGCGGGCATCCCGCCGGTGCAGAAATGCATCGGTTGCCATCAGAGCATCGAATCGGTCCGGGACAAGCCGCGCATCCAGAAGCTGTTCGAATACTGGGATGCCAAGAAGCCGATCCCCTGGAAGAAGGTGCATGACCTTCCCGATTTCGTGCGCTTCAATCACGAGCGCCACATCCAGCGTTTCTATTTCCAGCAGGATCGCCCTTATCAGGAGGTGTGCGGTTACTGCCACGGCAATGTGAAGGCCATGACGGTAGCGCAGCGCCAGAAACCGCTGACAATGGGCTGGTGTGCCAGCTGCCATCAGAAGGATCATCCGGTCAGTGCCAACTCGACCGAGACCGGGCATGGTCCGAACGATTGCTTCACGTGCCACAAGTAA
- a CDS encoding phosphoribosyl-ATP diphosphatase produces the protein MSNDTLQRLSGTIEARKNAAPESSYVAKLFSKGDDAILKKVIEEAGEVLLAAKDGDRQHLVYEVADLWFHSMVLLAHKGLSADDVLQELARREGVSGITEKAGRK, from the coding sequence ATGAGCAACGATACTTTACAACGGCTGAGCGGAACCATCGAGGCACGCAAGAACGCTGCGCCGGAGTCGTCCTATGTCGCCAAGCTGTTCAGCAAGGGCGACGATGCGATCCTGAAGAAAGTGATCGAGGAGGCGGGCGAGGTGTTGCTGGCGGCCAAGGATGGCGACCGGCAGCACCTGGTGTACGAGGTGGCGGACCTGTGGTTTCACAGCATGGTGTTGCTGGCGCACAAGGGCCTGAGCGCGGACGACGTGCTGCAGGAACTGGCGCGGCGCGAAGGCGTATCCGGCATCACGGAGAAGGCGGGCCGGAAATGA
- a CDS encoding DUF2721 domain-containing protein translates to MQNAADITTVAHVIQLAVAPVFLLTGIGAILAVITNRIARIVDRSRVLGNLNDQSPETVKNEMLMLARRARWVHWSVSLCTMSALFICIVIAALFVGSETGMDPSRVVSLFFISAMLALIFGLLCFLREIFLATGNIEMRKNRH, encoded by the coding sequence ATGCAAAATGCCGCCGACATCACGACCGTTGCCCACGTCATCCAGCTGGCGGTCGCTCCCGTCTTTCTGCTGACCGGAATCGGCGCGATACTCGCGGTGATTACCAACCGTATCGCCCGCATCGTGGATCGCTCCAGGGTGTTGGGCAACCTGAACGATCAGTCGCCAGAAACCGTGAAGAACGAGATGCTGATGCTTGCGCGCAGGGCCCGCTGGGTCCACTGGTCGGTCAGCCTCTGCACCATGTCTGCGCTTTTCATCTGCATTGTGATTGCCGCCCTCTTCGTGGGCTCGGAGACGGGCATGGACCCATCGCGCGTGGTTTCGCTGTTCTTCATTTCGGCCATGCTGGCACTGATCTTCGGCCTGCTGTGTTTCCTGCGCGAGATATTCCTCGCCACCGGGAATATAGAAATGAGGAAGAACCGGCATTGA
- a CDS encoding Do family serine endopeptidase: MRKFWLLFAQATTVGLAMLFVIHTLRPSLLPNAARSGVVTLYENNIGSSGELPAEGFSKAAQKVMPAVVNIFTSSEVKAPAAPFMDDPRFRFFFGDEFDNNVPQQSSSLGSGVIVSHDGYILTNHHVIESADQIEVALSDGRTAKGHIVGSDPDTDLAVIKVDIGNNLPAITFGQSDQAHVGDIVLAVGNPFGVGQTVTMGIVSALKRNHLGLSTFENFIQTDAAINPGNSGGALVDSEGNLLGINSAIYSPNGGSLGIGFAIPVSTAKKIMEQIIQNGSVIRGWIGVAVQDLTPELLESFKLGDVKGVLIAEVVRGSPADKAGVKAGDILLSIADKPLTDSTIMLETISSLPPGKVTMLKLLRNQSEVVVQVKVGKRPKAKAQE; the protein is encoded by the coding sequence ATGCGCAAATTCTGGCTCCTGTTCGCCCAAGCCACCACTGTCGGTCTCGCGATGCTGTTCGTCATCCATACGCTGAGACCTTCGCTGCTGCCCAATGCGGCGCGCAGCGGCGTGGTGACCTTGTACGAGAACAATATCGGCAGCAGCGGCGAGCTGCCTGCCGAGGGATTCAGCAAGGCCGCCCAGAAAGTGATGCCTGCCGTGGTGAACATCTTCACCAGCAGCGAGGTGAAAGCCCCGGCCGCGCCGTTCATGGACGACCCGCGCTTCCGCTTCTTCTTCGGCGACGAATTCGACAACAATGTCCCGCAGCAGAGCTCCAGCCTGGGCTCGGGCGTCATCGTCAGCCATGATGGCTACATCCTCACCAACCACCATGTCATCGAAAGCGCCGACCAGATCGAAGTGGCCCTGTCGGATGGCCGTACCGCCAAGGGACACATCGTCGGTTCCGATCCGGACACCGATCTCGCCGTGATCAAGGTGGATATCGGCAATAACCTGCCGGCCATCACGTTCGGCCAGTCCGACCAGGCGCACGTGGGCGATATCGTGCTCGCCGTCGGCAATCCTTTTGGCGTCGGCCAGACCGTCACCATGGGCATCGTCAGCGCACTGAAACGCAACCACCTCGGACTCAGCACCTTCGAGAATTTCATCCAGACCGATGCCGCCATCAACCCCGGCAACTCGGGCGGCGCGCTGGTGGACAGCGAAGGCAACCTGCTCGGCATCAACAGTGCAATCTATTCCCCCAACGGCGGTTCGCTCGGCATCGGCTTCGCCATCCCGGTGAGCACGGCGAAGAAGATCATGGAGCAGATCATCCAGAACGGCTCGGTCATCCGCGGCTGGATCGGCGTCGCGGTGCAGGATCTCACGCCGGAGCTGCTGGAATCGTTCAAACTCGGCGACGTGAAGGGCGTGCTGATCGCCGAAGTGGTGCGCGGCAGCCCTGCGGACAAGGCCGGCGTCAAAGCCGGCGACATCCTGCTCAGCATCGCGGACAAGCCGCTGACCGATTCCACCATCATGCTGGAGACCATCTCCTCGCTGCCGCCAGGCAAAGTCACCATGCTGAAGCTGCTGCGCAACCAGTCGGAAGTGGTGGTACAGGTGAAGGTGGGGAAACGTCCGAAAGCCAAGGCCCAGGAATAA
- the tatA gene encoding Sec-independent protein translocase subunit TatA, giving the protein MGSLSIWHWLIVLLIVVLVFGTKKLRNIGEDLGGAVKGFKDGMKSDEEAHKQVTQDGKTIEGEVKEKNQTKV; this is encoded by the coding sequence ATGGGTTCATTGAGTATCTGGCATTGGTTGATCGTATTGCTGATCGTTGTACTGGTCTTCGGCACCAAGAAGCTGCGCAACATCGGCGAAGACCTGGGGGGGGCGGTGAAAGGCTTCAAGGATGGCATGAAGAGCGACGAAGAGGCGCACAAGCAGGTCACCCAGGACGGCAAGACCATCGAAGGCGAAGTGAAAGAGAAGAACCAGACCAAGGTTTGA
- the tatC gene encoding twin-arginine translocase subunit TatC, translating into MSTSESLISHLIELRKRLLNSAIALLLVFICLFPWASDLYSVLAHPLLAKLPAGGQMIATDVTTPFFVPLKVAMMAAFLIALPYILYQAWRFVAPGLYANEKRWILPLLVASVLLFFSGMAFAYFVVFPVVFGFITAAAPHGVAVMTDIDKYLSFVLSMFVAFGLAFQVPIAVVLLVKTGMVSTAKLREVRPYVIVGAFVVGAIFTPPDVVSQCMLALPLWLLYEAGIVVAGWVGQNRPE; encoded by the coding sequence GTGAGCACCAGCGAAAGTCTAATCTCCCACCTGATCGAGTTGCGCAAGCGCCTGCTCAATTCCGCCATCGCGCTGTTGCTGGTGTTCATCTGCCTGTTCCCGTGGGCGTCCGATCTTTATAGCGTACTGGCGCATCCGTTGCTGGCCAAGCTGCCGGCAGGCGGCCAGATGATCGCGACCGATGTCACCACGCCGTTTTTCGTGCCGCTCAAGGTTGCGATGATGGCGGCCTTCCTGATCGCGTTGCCGTACATCCTGTATCAGGCGTGGCGTTTCGTTGCGCCGGGGCTGTATGCGAACGAGAAGCGCTGGATATTGCCGTTGCTGGTTGCCAGCGTGCTGCTGTTCTTCAGCGGTATGGCTTTCGCCTATTTCGTGGTGTTCCCGGTGGTGTTCGGCTTCATTACTGCCGCTGCGCCGCACGGCGTGGCCGTCATGACCGACATCGACAAATATCTCAGCTTCGTGCTGAGCATGTTCGTGGCCTTCGGGCTGGCGTTCCAGGTGCCCATCGCGGTGGTGCTGCTGGTGAAGACCGGGATGGTGAGCACAGCCAAGCTGCGCGAGGTCAGGCCCTATGTGATCGTCGGCGCCTTCGTCGTCGGTGCGATCTTCACCCCGCCGGATGTGGTATCGCAGTGCATGCTGGCGCTGCCGCTGTGGTTGCTCTACGAAGCGGGTATCGTGGTGGCGGGTTGGGTGGGACAGAACAGGCCGGAGTAA
- a CDS encoding GbsR/MarR family transcriptional regulator codes for MEHLSDTTWRFIHHFGEMGSRWGISRTVGQIYALLYISHVPLNADDITYLLSFSRSNVSMGLKELQSWRLLRSEYRAGDRREYFKAPEDVWEIFRTLADERRRREVEPTLSVLRECLLDPKNTPEDEHFHKRMQEMYDLISMANEWFIDIQKLSAEDLTSLMHLGAQAKKLLHAKNRLLSFAGLTKEEVSE; via the coding sequence ATGGAACACCTTTCAGACACCACCTGGCGCTTCATACATCACTTTGGGGAAATGGGAAGCCGCTGGGGAATCAGCCGTACCGTTGGCCAAATCTACGCGCTGCTCTATATCTCGCATGTCCCGCTGAACGCCGACGACATCACCTACCTGCTGTCCTTTTCCCGCTCCAATGTCAGCATGGGGCTGAAAGAACTGCAAAGCTGGCGCCTGTTGCGTTCCGAATACCGTGCCGGCGACCGCCGCGAATACTTCAAGGCGCCGGAGGATGTGTGGGAGATCTTCCGCACGCTGGCGGACGAACGGCGGCGGCGCGAAGTGGAGCCAACCCTGTCGGTGCTGCGGGAATGCCTGCTCGATCCCAAGAACACGCCGGAGGACGAGCATTTCCACAAGCGCATGCAGGAAATGTACGACCTCATCTCCATGGCCAACGAGTGGTTCATCGACATCCAGAAACTGAGCGCGGAAGATCTCACTTCGCTGATGCATCTGGGCGCACAAGCGAAAAAGCTGCTGCACGCCAAGAATCGCCTGCTATCATTCGCAGGCCTGACCAAGGAAGAAGTTTCCGAATAA
- a CDS encoding Nif3-like dinuclear metal center hexameric protein, whose amino-acid sequence MRLDELRDYIGSELEIGRFRDYSPNGLQVEGRAEVRRIATGVTASQAVLEAATAWGADALLVHHGYFWRSEDATITGIKRRRVAHLLKHDISLLAYHLPLDAHPVLGNNAQLGQRLGFVEHGRFGEQDLAMHGVLSQPQTLQQLAQHVQHALQRAPQVIGHANPNIVRIAWCSGAAQGYFEQAVALGVDAFLTGEISEQNVHVAQETGVAFIAAGHHATERYGIQALGQHLAARFGLEHRFFDQDNPV is encoded by the coding sequence ATGCGATTGGACGAATTGCGCGATTATATCGGAAGCGAGCTTGAAATCGGCCGTTTTCGTGATTACAGCCCCAACGGGCTGCAGGTGGAGGGGCGCGCGGAGGTGCGGCGCATCGCTACCGGCGTCACCGCTTCGCAGGCCGTACTGGAGGCGGCAACAGCCTGGGGGGCGGATGCCCTGCTCGTACATCATGGGTATTTCTGGCGCAGCGAGGATGCCACCATCACCGGCATCAAGAGGCGCCGTGTGGCACACCTGCTGAAGCACGATATCAGCCTGCTCGCCTACCACCTGCCGCTGGATGCGCACCCCGTCCTCGGCAACAACGCGCAGCTCGGCCAACGGCTCGGTTTTGTCGAGCATGGGCGCTTCGGCGAGCAGGACCTTGCCATGCACGGCGTCCTGTCGCAGCCGCAGACCTTGCAGCAACTCGCCCAGCATGTCCAGCATGCCCTGCAGCGCGCGCCCCAGGTCATCGGCCACGCCAATCCCAACATCGTCCGCATCGCCTGGTGCAGCGGCGCAGCGCAGGGTTATTTCGAACAGGCGGTGGCGCTGGGGGTGGACGCGTTCCTGACCGGCGAGATTTCGGAACAGAACGTTCACGTCGCGCAGGAGACCGGCGTCGCCTTCATCGCAGCGGGACACCACGCCACCGAACGCTACGGGATCCAGGCGCTGGGCCAGCATCTGGCTGCGCGTTTCGGGCTGGAACACCGTTTCTTTGACCAGGACAATCCGGTCTGA
- the hisI gene encoding phosphoribosyl-AMP cyclohydrolase, protein MTESWLNKVNWSDDGLVPAIAQDAATGRVLMVAWMNREALKRTAESGEAIYWSRSRKKLWHKGEESGHIQQVREIRLDCDADVILLQVEQQGGIACHTGRESCFYSKLEDGAWVETDAVLKDPDEIYRK, encoded by the coding sequence GTGACCGAGAGCTGGTTGAACAAAGTCAATTGGTCGGACGACGGCCTGGTGCCGGCCATCGCCCAGGATGCGGCAACCGGTCGCGTGCTGATGGTGGCCTGGATGAACCGCGAGGCATTGAAACGCACCGCCGAATCCGGCGAGGCGATATACTGGTCGCGTTCGCGCAAGAAGCTGTGGCACAAGGGTGAGGAATCCGGCCACATCCAGCAGGTCCGGGAGATCCGGCTGGACTGCGATGCCGACGTGATCCTGCTGCAAGTGGAGCAGCAAGGCGGGATCGCCTGCCACACCGGGCGCGAAAGCTGTTTCTACAGCAAGCTGGAAGACGGCGCGTGGGTGGAGACCGATGCGGTGCTGAAGGATCCCGACGAGATATACAGGAAATGA
- a CDS encoding MgtC/SapB family protein: protein MDALTFAKLSAYWSAPEVATNLIVFFNLFGALILGLIVGYERSYHGRAAGMRTYGLVCMAAAAVTVISGYPSYWFGGQVNAALAGDPTRVIQGIVTGIGFLGAGVIMREGLNISGLTTAASIWTCSAIGIMVGVGFYASAIMLTLLSAMCMMWISRLESWLPSRPAIAVTLEFQKNFVPQENTLREVVYSHGYEIASGSFAIRSSNEKLEWHFVAIALSKSSGAAMNELASGLSTLQGVEDFSLIHARN, encoded by the coding sequence ATGGATGCACTAACGTTTGCGAAGCTGTCGGCTTACTGGTCCGCCCCGGAAGTGGCGACCAACCTGATCGTATTTTTCAACCTGTTTGGCGCGCTCATCCTCGGCCTCATCGTCGGCTACGAACGCTCCTACCATGGCCGCGCGGCCGGCATGCGCACCTACGGCCTGGTCTGCATGGCCGCCGCCGCCGTCACCGTCATCTCCGGTTATCCGAGCTACTGGTTCGGCGGGCAAGTGAATGCCGCCCTTGCCGGCGACCCCACGCGCGTCATCCAGGGTATCGTCACCGGCATCGGCTTCCTCGGTGCGGGCGTCATCATGCGCGAAGGCCTCAACATCAGCGGCCTCACCACTGCCGCCTCGATCTGGACCTGCTCCGCCATCGGCATCATGGTCGGCGTCGGCTTCTATGCCTCTGCGATCATGCTCACCCTGCTCTCCGCGATGTGCATGATGTGGATATCCAGACTGGAAAGCTGGCTGCCCTCGCGGCCGGCCATTGCCGTCACGCTCGAATTCCAGAAGAACTTCGTGCCGCAGGAAAATACGCTGCGCGAAGTCGTCTATTCGCACGGCTACGAGATCGCATCGGGTTCCTTCGCCATACGCTCCAGCAACGAGAAACTCGAGTGGCATTTCGTCGCCATCGCGCTGAGCAAGAGCAGCGGCGCGGCAATGAACGAATTGGCCAGCGGATTGAGCACACTGCAGGGGGTCGAGGACTTCTCGCTCATCCACGCCAGGAACTGA
- the hisF gene encoding imidazole glycerol phosphate synthase subunit HisF, protein MMLAKRIIPCLDVTAGRVVKGVSFVELRDAGDPVEIARRYDEQGADELTFLDITASSDDRGIIFRIIEQVAEQVFIPLTVGGGVREVQDVRNLLNAGADKVSINTSAVVNPQLVADASAKYGSQCIVVAIDAKQVGPNRWEVFTHGGRKATGLDAVEWAKKMQTLGAGEILLTSMDQDGQKRGFDLALTRAVTDALEIPVIASGGVGNLQHLADGVKIGGADAVLAASIFHFGEYTVLQAKQFMAQQGIEVRL, encoded by the coding sequence CTGATGCTGGCCAAACGCATCATTCCCTGCCTCGATGTGACTGCCGGTCGCGTGGTCAAGGGCGTCAGCTTCGTCGAGCTGCGCGATGCCGGCGACCCGGTGGAGATCGCGCGCCGCTACGACGAACAGGGGGCGGACGAACTGACCTTTCTCGACATCACCGCCAGTTCCGATGATCGCGGCATCATTTTCCGCATCATCGAGCAGGTTGCGGAACAGGTCTTCATTCCGTTGACGGTGGGCGGCGGCGTGCGCGAGGTGCAGGATGTGCGCAACCTGCTCAACGCCGGAGCGGACAAGGTCAGCATCAACACCTCGGCGGTGGTCAATCCGCAACTGGTGGCGGATGCCTCGGCAAAGTACGGTTCGCAGTGCATCGTGGTCGCCATCGACGCCAAACAGGTCGGGCCGAACAGGTGGGAGGTGTTCACCCACGGCGGACGCAAGGCCACCGGGCTGGATGCGGTGGAATGGGCTAAGAAGATGCAAACCCTGGGCGCGGGCGAGATCCTGCTGACCAGCATGGACCAGGACGGGCAGAAGCGCGGTTTCGATCTGGCGCTGACGCGCGCCGTGACCGATGCGCTGGAGATTCCGGTGATCGCCAGCGGCGGCGTGGGCAACCTGCAGCATCTCGCCGACGGCGTCAAGATTGGCGGCGCGGATGCGGTGCTGGCCGCCAGCATCTTCCATTTCGGCGAATACACGGTGCTGCAAGCCAAGCAGTTCATGGCGCAGCAGGGTATCGAGGTGAGACTGTGA
- the tatB gene encoding Sec-independent protein translocase protein TatB encodes MFDIGFSEIVVIMVVALVVIGPERLPKVARTMGLLWSRAQRYVNGVRADIERDMQMEELKQLKLKVEQEAAAAAQTANQAVRTVDDHLQSLQDEGRAAVERGNPSRSVPATGGSGVQKAPSTPEQRQFPID; translated from the coding sequence ATGTTCGATATCGGCTTTTCGGAGATCGTGGTCATCATGGTGGTGGCGCTGGTCGTCATCGGCCCGGAGCGGCTGCCTAAAGTGGCCCGCACCATGGGGCTGCTGTGGAGCAGGGCGCAGCGCTATGTCAACGGCGTGCGGGCCGATATCGAACGCGACATGCAGATGGAAGAGCTGAAACAGCTCAAGCTCAAGGTGGAGCAGGAAGCGGCTGCGGCTGCGCAAACCGCCAATCAGGCGGTGCGGACGGTGGACGACCATCTGCAGTCGCTGCAGGACGAGGGGCGGGCGGCAGTCGAGCGGGGCAATCCGTCGCGCAGCGTGCCTGCTACGGGTGGCAGCGGTGTCCAGAAAGCTCCCTCAACACCCGAACAGCGCCAGTTCCCGATCGACTAG
- a CDS encoding molybdopterin-dependent oxidoreductase translates to MTENDFNRRDFLKVLGWGGTAVALSGCGNTSIQDGQETVTSYVTLPSYVIPSISNYFNSTCAQCEAGCNIMGRVREGRVLKAEGNPNSPINRGRMCGLGLSGVQAHYNPDRVRQPLLKGEAIAWDKALGVIADKLNGVKGAEVAFLTGNMSGHVQALLGNYMDELGSKNHFSYEAISPAVLRAANKKAYGVSMPRYRIDKARVVVSFGADFLGAWVSPVHFSQQYAQFRKGNRPEGRGVLVQIEPKMTLTGANADRWIAVRPGSEGVLALGIINALGKAGLAIPADIAAASKAYTTERVSSETDVSAEQIEKLAALLKERTPSLVLAGSAAEGYAHGSQNAAAIALLNRVLGNVGKTVEASASVPFPQIAPTVGNRASLVSLNDGLAAGKYKVVFSYGVNPVFSAPAALKFKDNYAKADFKVAFAQYLDETAQAADLVLPLDSAMEDWATVVPEYMVTPEGAGSAAYAQMSFRQPLMDKLYPDTRGIGDILLALLKQRKADKYKEFDDFYAYLRSAVLKNKVALGGKATDDDDAFWDETLSKGFLPMKGIAGTVSAKASASDLKLPSAAADRDYPLRLIPSISASMRDGRNANEPWLQESPDPLTTIVWDSWVEINPKTAAKLGIVEGDIVEVTSRSGTIRTQAYLFPGIHPDAVSVPVGYGHEAMGRYAKGVGANVFAMLDAVFDKETGELALNETGVKISKTGQRVLIVKEEGPVGGSQAGKKKIAVQVAADKVDLSKEV, encoded by the coding sequence ATGACAGAGAACGATTTTAATCGGCGTGATTTTTTGAAGGTGCTGGGCTGGGGCGGAACCGCCGTCGCCTTGAGCGGCTGCGGCAATACCTCGATCCAGGATGGCCAGGAAACCGTCACTTCCTATGTGACCCTGCCTTCCTACGTCATTCCCAGCATTTCGAACTACTTCAATTCGACCTGCGCGCAGTGCGAAGCCGGCTGCAACATCATGGGGCGTGTGCGCGAAGGCCGCGTGCTGAAGGCGGAAGGCAATCCGAATTCGCCGATCAACCGCGGCAGGATGTGCGGCTTGGGCCTGTCGGGCGTGCAGGCGCACTACAATCCGGATCGCGTGCGCCAGCCGCTGCTGAAGGGCGAGGCGATCGCCTGGGACAAGGCGCTGGGCGTCATTGCCGACAAGCTGAATGGCGTCAAGGGCGCCGAAGTCGCCTTCCTGACCGGCAACATGAGCGGCCATGTGCAGGCGCTGCTGGGCAACTACATGGACGAGTTGGGCAGCAAGAACCATTTCTCCTATGAGGCGATCTCCCCGGCCGTGCTGCGCGCTGCCAACAAGAAAGCCTACGGCGTATCGATGCCGCGTTACCGCATCGACAAGGCCAGGGTGGTGGTGTCGTTCGGTGCCGACTTCCTCGGCGCCTGGGTTTCCCCGGTACATTTCTCGCAGCAATATGCGCAGTTCCGCAAAGGCAACCGTCCGGAAGGGCGCGGCGTGCTGGTGCAGATCGAGCCGAAGATGACGCTGACCGGCGCGAACGCGGATCGCTGGATCGCGGTCCGCCCCGGTTCGGAAGGTGTGCTGGCGCTGGGTATCATCAACGCCCTGGGCAAGGCCGGCCTGGCTATTCCGGCCGATATCGCCGCAGCAAGCAAGGCGTATACGACCGAGCGCGTGAGCAGCGAGACGGATGTTTCCGCCGAGCAAATCGAAAAACTGGCTGCCCTGCTGAAGGAGCGCACGCCCAGCCTGGTGCTGGCGGGCAGCGCGGCGGAAGGCTATGCGCACGGCTCGCAGAATGCGGCCGCCATCGCGCTGCTCAACCGGGTGCTGGGCAACGTCGGCAAGACCGTGGAAGCGAGCGCCAGCGTGCCGTTCCCGCAGATCGCGCCGACCGTGGGCAACCGTGCCTCGCTGGTCAGCCTCAACGATGGCCTGGCCGCCGGCAAGTACAAGGTGGTGTTCAGCTATGGTGTCAACCCGGTGTTCAGTGCCCCGGCGGCATTGAAGTTCAAGGATAACTACGCCAAGGCCGACTTCAAGGTGGCGTTCGCGCAGTACCTGGACGAAACCGCACAGGCGGCCGACCTGGTGCTGCCGCTGGATTCCGCGATGGAAGACTGGGCCACCGTGGTGCCGGAATACATGGTCACACCGGAAGGCGCGGGTTCCGCCGCTTACGCGCAGATGAGCTTCCGCCAGCCGCTGATGGACAAGCTGTATCCGGACACCCGCGGTATCGGCGACATCCTGCTGGCCCTGCTCAAGCAGCGCAAGGCTGACAAGTACAAGGAATTCGACGATTTCTACGCCTATTTGCGCAGTGCGGTACTGAAGAACAAGGTGGCACTCGGCGGCAAAGCCACCGATGACGACGACGCATTCTGGGACGAGACGCTGAGCAAGGGTTTCCTGCCGATGAAGGGCATCGCCGGCACCGTGTCGGCCAAGGCCTCGGCCTCCGACCTGAAGTTGCCGTCGGCGGCGGCAGACCGGGATTATCCGCTGCGCCTGATCCCGTCCATATCGGCCAGCATGCGCGACGGCCGCAACGCGAACGAACCCTGGTTGCAGGAGTCGCCCGATCCGCTGACCACGATCGTGTGGGATTCCTGGGTCGAGATCAACCCCAAGACCGCAGCCAAGCTGGGGATCGTTGAGGGCGATATCGTCGAGGTGACCTCCAGAAGCGGAACCATCAGGACGCAGGCCTACCTGTTCCCTGGCATCCATCCGGATGCGGTTTCCGTTCCGGTCGGCTATGGCCACGAAGCGATGGGGCGCTATGCCAAGGGCGTGGGTGCCAACGTGTTCGCCATGCTGGATGCGGTGTTCGACAAGGAGACCGGCGAACTGGCGCTCAACGAGACCGGCGTGAAGATCAGCAAGACCGGTCAGCGCGTTCTCATCGTCAAGGAGGAGGGGCCTGTCGGCGGCAGCCAGGCGGGCAAGAAGAAGATTGCGGTCCAGGTAGCGGCCGACAAAGTTGATCTTTCGAAGGAGGTCTAA
- a CDS encoding histidine triad nucleotide-binding protein, which translates to MSDNCLFCRIVRGEIPSRKVYEDDEVFAFHDINPVAPVHFMLIPKQHLVSLLDAEERHAALLGRMLLLAPRLARDQGLQDGFRTVINSGKGGGQEVFHLHIHVIGGGNIPPMVKRS; encoded by the coding sequence ATGAGCGACAACTGCCTCTTCTGCAGGATCGTGCGCGGCGAGATACCCAGCCGCAAGGTGTACGAGGACGACGAGGTGTTCGCCTTCCACGACATCAATCCGGTCGCACCGGTGCATTTCATGCTGATCCCCAAGCAGCATCTGGTCTCCCTGCTGGATGCGGAGGAAAGGCACGCGGCCCTGCTGGGCCGCATGCTGCTGCTGGCCCCAAGGCTGGCACGCGATCAGGGGCTGCAGGACGGTTTCCGCACCGTCATCAACAGCGGCAAAGGCGGCGGCCAGGAAGTGTTTCATCTGCATATACATGTCATCGGCGGCGGCAACATTCCGCCGATGGTCAAGCGTAGTTAA